A region of Pyxidicoccus parkwaysis DNA encodes the following proteins:
- a CDS encoding cupin-like domain-containing protein, whose product MSKENSRLTSEWQTWLVENLALGVTHEEALQTLTGAGVAEDVAREEMAGVLAHPYYQAALRLGRRYGWLESVMDTYSALHRQAGGHQTLERREGLSPEEFFSRYYFGHRPVVLRGFMEDWPARERWSLAYMAEVAGDVEVEVQTGRNANPDHSPEFEKHRSKMRFRDYLRMIETGGETNDYYMVPRNENWAREGFRALREDVRAPRGIIDAELRPDMLTLLLGPAGTVTPLHHDNMNVLLGQVMGRKHVKLIPSFQRHLMYPRYGTFSQVDAAKPDPERFPLYTEADVVEAVLEPGELVFIPVGWWHWVRALDVSATVTFHHFLVPKGNTYLPTPL is encoded by the coding sequence ATGAGCAAGGAAAATTCGCGCCTCACGTCCGAGTGGCAGACGTGGCTGGTGGAGAACCTCGCCCTGGGCGTGACACACGAGGAGGCGCTCCAGACGCTGACGGGGGCGGGCGTGGCGGAAGACGTGGCGCGTGAGGAAATGGCCGGCGTGCTGGCCCATCCGTACTACCAGGCCGCGCTGCGGCTGGGCCGGCGGTACGGGTGGCTGGAGTCCGTCATGGACACCTACAGCGCGCTGCACAGGCAGGCGGGCGGGCACCAGACGCTGGAGCGGCGTGAGGGTTTGAGCCCGGAGGAGTTCTTCTCGCGCTACTACTTCGGGCACCGCCCGGTGGTGCTGCGCGGCTTCATGGAGGACTGGCCCGCCCGGGAGCGCTGGTCCCTGGCGTACATGGCCGAAGTGGCGGGGGACGTGGAGGTGGAGGTGCAGACGGGGCGCAACGCCAACCCGGACCACTCCCCCGAGTTCGAGAAGCACCGCTCCAAGATGCGCTTCCGCGACTACCTGCGAATGATTGAGACGGGGGGCGAGACGAACGACTACTACATGGTGCCGCGCAACGAGAACTGGGCGCGAGAGGGATTCCGCGCACTGCGCGAGGACGTGCGCGCACCGCGAGGCATCATCGACGCGGAATTGCGCCCGGACATGCTGACGCTGTTGCTGGGCCCGGCAGGCACCGTCACCCCGCTGCACCACGACAACATGAACGTGCTGCTGGGACAGGTGATGGGGCGCAAGCACGTGAAGCTCATCCCCTCCTTCCAGCGGCACCTCATGTACCCGCGCTACGGCACCTTCAGCCAGGTGGACGCGGCGAAGCCGGACCCGGAGCGCTTCCCCCTCTACACGGAGGCGGACGTGGTGGAGGCGGTGCTGGAGCCCGGAGAGCTGGTCTTCATCCCCGTGGGCTGGTGGCACTGGGTGCGCGCGCTGGACGTGAGCGCCACGGTGACGTTCCACCACTTCCTGGTCCCCAAGGGGAACACGTACCTGCCCACGCCCCTCTAG